In the genome of Tripterygium wilfordii isolate XIE 37 chromosome 19, ASM1340144v1, whole genome shotgun sequence, one region contains:
- the LOC119985407 gene encoding beta-amyrin 11-oxidase-like — MTMELMKIDTIGLVLASSLVGYVFVFWFLKRVNEWCYCLGKKNLPPGDMGWPLIGNMISFSKAFKSSDPDSFHNNLVKRYGKVGMYKNHLLGKPIIIASRSELCKAILHDDENFKLGYPSLPELIGKRSIATIDGVEHKRLRKLTTAPINGHEALSMYIEYMEDVVMDSLDELSSMNKPVELLTELKRATFKVVTNIFFGPEGFQFLEPLTKLFHALSKGIFAAHVNLPGFSYYKALKARDKLVRIVDNTIEDRKVRNKSIDFTKAKKSMLDLLLEVEGEDGERMDNITIIDLLGSILITGHETTAIATMWLLLFLDENPQVYQKLKEEQEEIISKRPSTQKGLTMAEIKKMSYTDKVIQEVLRRANVGVGAFREAVNDVKLNGYTIPKRWKVFIMFRTIHLDPEIYPNPTAFNPSRWDNKNIKAGAYVPFGLGSRICPGNELAKTEMFVFLHCFVLNYKVERMNPKSPMVYFPTAEPKDKFMAKIRKLP; from the exons atgacaaTGGAGTTGATGAAGATAGACACCATAGGGTTGGTTCTTGCAAGTAGCTTGGTTggatatgtttttgttttttggttccTGAAGAGAGTAAATGAATGGTGTTACTGTTTGGGGAAGAAGAATTTGCCACCAGGAGACATGGGTTGGCCTTTGATTGGTAACATGATATCTTTCTCAAAGGCTTTCAAATCTAGTGACCCTGATTCCTTCCACAACAATTTGGTCAAgag GTATGGAAAAGTTGGTATGTACAAGAATCACTTGCTCGGAAAACCAATCATCATCGCTTCTCGATCGGAATTATGCAAGGCAATCTTACACGATGACGAAAATTTCAAACTCGGGTATCCGAGTTTACCAGAACTCATTGGGAAACGATCGATAGCAACCATAGATGGGGTCGAACACAAGCGTCTACGCAAGCTTACAACGGCTCCGATCAACGGACATGAAGCACTATCAATGTACATTGAGTATATGGAGGATGTGGTGATGGATTCGTTGGATGAATTGAGTAGCATGAACAAGCCGGTAGAGTTGCTCACCGAATTAAAGCGCGCAACATTCAAAGTTGTGACAAATATTTTCTTTGGTCCCGAAGGTTTTCAATTTCTTGAACCATTGACGAAATTGTTTCATGCTCTTAGTAAGGGCATTTTCGCAGCGCATGTTAACCTTCCTGGATTTTCATACTACAAGGCTCTCAAG GCACGTGACAAGCTCGTGAGAATTGTTGATAATACAATTGAAGACAGAAAAGTGAGAAACAAAAGTATTGACTTCACCAAGGCAAAGAAGAGCATGTTAGATTTGTTGTTGGAAGTTGAAGGTGAAGATGGTGAAAGAATGGACAATATTACCATTATTGATTTATTGGGATCAATCTTAATTACTGGCCATGAAACCACAGCAATTGCTACAATGTGGTTATTGCTCTTCCTTGATGAAAACCCACAAGTCTATCAAAAGCTTAAG GAAGAACAAGAGGAGATCATATCAAAGAGACCTTCTACCCAGAAAGGATTGACTATGGCGGAGATTAAAAAAATGAGTTATACCGACAAG GTAATTCAAGAAGTACTTCGTAGGGCCAATGTTGGAGTTGGAGCTTTTCGCGAGGCAGTCAATGATGTTAAGCTAAATG GATACACTATACCAAAACGATGGAAAGTGTTCATAATGTTTAGAACAATCCACTTGGATCCTGAAATCTATCCAAACCCCACAGCATTCAATCCATCCAGATGGGAT aataaaaatataaaagctGGAGCATATGTGCCATTTGGGCTTGGGAGTAGGATTTGCCCAGGAAATGAGTTGGCCAAGACCGaaatgtttgtttttcttcattgtTTTGTCCTCAACTACAA GGTTGAGAGAATGAATCCAAAATCTCCAATGGTGTACTTTCCAACAGCAGAGCCTAAGGACAAGTTTATGGCCAAAATTAGAAAACTGCCATAA
- the LOC119985408 gene encoding glucose-6-phosphate/phosphate translocator 1, chloroplastic-like, translating to MICSIKPSVIAINGSSESVFRRRSLLQVPRSSLSPPLPAPKENPQTTSLRVSRPLHVASIESFGMLRQSRNKEDKSLIICDAYEADRSEPIEDTKIEAAKKVKIGIYFATWWALNVVFNIYNKKVLNAFPYPWLTSTLSLGAGSLIMLISWATRIAEAPKTDFEFWKTLLPVAVAHTIGHVAATVSMSKVAVSFTHIIKSGEPAFSVLVSRFLLGETFPVPVYLSLIPIIGGCALAAVTELNFNMIGFMGAMISNLAFVFRNIFSKKGMKGKSVSGMNYYACLSMLSLLILTPFAIAVEGPQMWAAGWQNAINQIGPHFVWWVAAQSVFYHLYNQVSYMSLDEISPLTFSIGNTMKRISVIVSSIIIFHTPVQPVNALGAAIAILGTFLYSQSKQ from the exons ATGATTTGCTCTATCAAGCCATCTGTGATTGCGATCAATGGATCATCAGAATCTGTTTTTCGTAGAAGATCTCTATTACAAGTGCCGCGATCTTCGCTTTCGCCGCCTCTACCTGCTCCAAAGGAAAACCCACAGACTACCAGTCTCCGGGTCTCAAGACCTTTACATGTTGCTTCTATCGAGTCTTTTGGGATGTTGAGGCAGAGCCGGAATAAGGAGGACAAGTCCTTGATCATATGCGATGCTTACGAGGCAGACCGATCGGAGCCGATCGAAGACACCAAAATTGAGGCGGCGAAGAAGGTGAAGATAGGTATTTACTTTGCGACATGGTGGGCTTTGAATGTTGTGTTCAATATATACAACAAGAAGGTGTTGAATGCTTTCCCTTATCCTTGGTTAACCTCTACGCTTTCTCTGGGTGCTGGATCACTCATTATGCTGATATCCTGGGCTACCAGAATCGCTGAAGCGCCCAAGACGGACTTCGAGTTCTGGAAGACTTTGCTTCCG GTTGCTGTGGCACATACAATTGGGCATGTGGCAGCTACTGTGAGCATGTCAAAGGTTGCAGTTTCATTCACCCACATCATCAAGAGTGGGGAGCCAGCTTTTAGTGTGTTGGTTTCAAGGTTTCTGTTGGGTGAGACCTTCCCAGTCCCGGTTTACCTATCCCTTATTCCCATCATCGGTGGTTGCGCACTTGCTGCTGTGACTGAGCTTAACTTCAACATGATTG GTTTTATGGGGGCTATGATATCCAACTTGGCATTTGTATTCCGGAACATATTCTCAAAGAAGGGCATGAAGGGCAAATCTGTTAGCGGAATGAACTACTATGCTTGTCTTTCTATGCTGTCTCTTTTAATTCTTACACCTTTTGCAATTGCCGTGGAGGGGCCACAGATGTGGGCAGCTGGTTGGCAAAATGCCATCAATCAGATTGGACCTCATTTTGTATG GTGGGTGGCAGCCCAAAGCGTGTTCTATCATCTCTACAACCAGGTGTCTTACATGTCGCTGGACGAGATCTCTCCCTTGACGTTTAGCATTGGAAATACAATGAAACGTATTTCAGTCATAGTCTCATCCATTATCATTTTCCACACGCCTGTCCAACCCGTCAATGCCCTTGGAGCTGCCATCGCAATCCTTGGAACTTTCTTGTATTCTCAG TCAAAGCAGTGA
- the LOC119985259 gene encoding chloroplastic lipocalin, with product MVNAIHHQSTPLLLQYGSASPPLPRGMPRNMMLKCSIENPLSRKAVVKHVLSGVAASLLVLSQMNQVAAVDLFHDSHPRNVCQLASATDTLPTLPLDEGSDVSKGNLMMMRGMTAKNFDPVRYSGRWFEVASLKRGFAGQGQEDCHCTQGVYTFDMEIPAIQVDTFCVHGGPDGYITGIRGKVQCLAEEDLQKNVTELENTEMIQGKCYLRFPTLPFIPKEPYDVIATDYDNFALVSGAKDKSFIQIYSRTPNPGPEFIEKYKAYLADFGYDPSKIKDTPQDCEVMSNSKLTAMMSMPGMQQALTNQFPDLELNASIQLDPFTSVFDTFKKLIQLYFK from the exons ATGGTGAATGCTATTCATCATCAAAGTACACCACTTCTTCTTCAGTACGGCTCCGCTTCTCCTCCACTCCCCAG GGGAATGCCAAGAAACATGATGTTAAAATGCTCCATTGAAAATCCTCTTTCGAGGAAGGCTGTGGTCAAACATGTACTATCTGGAGTTGCTGCCTCACTGTTAGTTCTCTCTCAAATGAACCAG GTTGCTGCAGTTGATCTGTTTCATGATTCTCATCCCCGCAATGTTTGTCAGCTTGCAAGTGCCACAGATACTCTGCCTACTCTACCACTTGATGAAGGGTCTGATGTAAGTAAAGGGAATCTAATGATGATGAGAGGTATGACAGCTAAGAATTTCGACCCTGTTAGATACTCTGGAAGATGGTTTGAAGTGGCTTCTCTCAAACGTGGATTTGCTGGACAAGGTCAAGAAGACTGCCATTGCACCCAG GGCGTATACACATTTGATATGGAGATACCCGCCATCCAGGTCGATACATTTTGTGTCCATGGTGGCCCTGATGGATATATTACTGGTATAAGAGGAAAGGTTCAGTGCCTTGCAGAGGAAGATTTACAGAAGAATGTGACAGAACTAGAAAATACAGAGATGATTCAAGGGAAATGCTATCTTCGCTTTCCTACATTGCCTTTTATTCCGAAGGAGCCTTACGATGTGATTGCAACTGACTACGACAATTTTGCTCTTGTTTCTGGAGCGAAAGACAAAAGTTTTATACAG ATCTACTCAAGGACACCTAACCCCGGACCAGAGTTCATAGAGAAATACAAAGCTTATTTGGCTGATTTCGGATACGATCCCAGCAAAATCAAGGATACCCCACAAGACTGTGAAGTGATGTCTAACAGCAAGCTTACCGCCATGATGTCCATGCCCGGAATGCAACAAGCTTTGACAAACCAATTTCCTGATCTAGAACTCAATGCCTCTATTCAACTTGATCCCTTTACGAGTGTATTCGACACTTTTAAGAAGCTCATTCAGCTTTATTTTAAGTAG
- the LOC119985346 gene encoding uncharacterized protein LOC119985346 has translation MVQKIDAIEGGGGSIRVGTTGTISALITREMESIKSTSLTPASCDDKAKPDPASVACGASTPRRLQMRKSLDEASSSGTSSSIRRRSADFAGKMKSLPKSTHHVPMLSLDNLSLDRTPRREKTEKKVSNIVEVVDIKCGNPNRPWATPITHRLKKLGFSKLSESVV, from the coding sequence ATGGTTCAGAAAATAGATGCTATTGAGGGAGGTGGAGGATCCATCAGGGTTGGAACAACCGGGACTATCAGTGCCTTGATAACAAGGGAAATGGAATCTATTAAATCTACATCACTGACACCAGCATCTTGTGACGATAAAGCTAAACCAGATCCTGCTTCTGTTGCCTGTGGTGCTTCTACTCCTAGACGTCTACAAATGAGAAAGTCCTTAGACGAAGCAAGCAGCAGTGGAACCAGCAGCAGCATTAGACGTAGAAGTGCTGATTTTGCTGGAAAAATGAAAAGCCTCCCTAAAAGTACACATCACGTCCCGATGCTCAGCTTGGATAATCTCTCTCTAGATAGAACTCCTAGAAGGGAGAAAACTGAGAAGAAAGTATCTAACATTGTTGAAGTTGTGGACATAAAATGTGGGAACCCAAATAGACCATGGGCTACCCCTATTACACATCGACTCAAGAAGCTAGGCTTTTCAAAGCTATCTGAAAGTGTTGTTTAG